A genomic region of Candidatus Pseudomonas phytovorans contains the following coding sequences:
- a CDS encoding acyl-CoA thioesterase, which yields MEPGNAQLSMTVLMTPDMANFSGNVHGGTLLKYLDEVAYACASRYAGSYVVTLSVDQVIFREPVHVGELVTFLASVNYTGNTSMEVGIKVVTENIRERSVRHSNSCFFTMVAVDDNRRPVPVPPRQPHSSEEKRRFLQGQQRRQIRQELEKRYQDLKTDAV from the coding sequence ATGGAACCTGGAAACGCCCAGCTGAGCATGACCGTCCTGATGACACCGGACATGGCCAACTTTTCTGGCAACGTACATGGCGGCACCCTGCTCAAGTACCTCGACGAAGTGGCCTATGCGTGCGCCAGCCGCTATGCCGGCAGCTACGTGGTGACCCTGTCGGTCGACCAGGTGATCTTCCGCGAGCCCGTGCACGTGGGTGAACTGGTGACCTTCCTGGCATCGGTCAACTACACCGGCAACACCTCGATGGAGGTCGGCATCAAAGTGGTGACCGAGAACATCCGCGAGCGCTCGGTGCGCCATTCCAATAGCTGCTTCTTCACCATGGTTGCGGTCGACGACAACCGCCGCCCGGTGCCGGTCCCACCACGCCAACCGCACAGCAGCGAAGAAAAGCGCCGCTTCCTGCAAGGCCAGCAGCGCCGTCAGATCCGCCAGGAGCTGGAAAAGCGCTACCAGGACCTGAAAACCGACGCGGTCTAA
- a CDS encoding cation:proton antiporter yields MHAISFIQDLAVIMLVAGVVTILFHRLKQPVVLGYIVAGFIIGPHTPPFGLIHDEDTIKTLAELGVIFLMFCLGLEFSLRKLFKVGATAFIAAFLEIVLMIWIGFEIGRWFGWNTMDSLFLGAILAISSTTIIVKALNDLKMKNERFAQLIFGVLIVEDILGIGIIALLSGIAVSGTVSSGEVFSTVGKLSLFMIVALVIGILLVPRLLAYVAKFESNEMLLITVLGLCFGFCLLVVKLEYSMVLGAFLIGAIMAESRQLLKIERLIEPVRDLFSAIFFVAIGLMIDPQVLVDYAWPIVVITLAVVLGKMLSCGMGAFIAGNDGRTSLRVGMGLSQIGEFSFIIAALGMTLQVTSDFLYPVAVAVSAITTLLTPYLIRAADPLSQKLGNVMPSRLARVLSLYGEWLRNIQPQGESAMLAAMIRRILLQVGVNLALVIAIFFSGGYFAERIGNWLSEWVTDASQQKAVIWGAALLLSLPFLIAAYRKLKALSMLLAEMGVKPEMAGRHTQRVRRVIAEVIPLLSLLVIFLLLSALSASILPTSELLLVIAVVAAVVVALLWRWFIRVHTRMQIALLETLENSRENTH; encoded by the coding sequence ATGCATGCCATCAGCTTCATCCAGGACCTGGCAGTCATCATGCTGGTTGCTGGCGTGGTCACCATTCTGTTTCACCGGCTCAAGCAGCCTGTGGTGCTGGGCTACATTGTCGCCGGCTTCATCATCGGCCCGCACACCCCGCCATTCGGCCTGATCCATGACGAAGACACCATCAAGACCCTGGCCGAACTGGGGGTGATCTTCCTGATGTTCTGCCTGGGGCTCGAATTCAGCCTGCGCAAGCTGTTCAAGGTGGGCGCCACGGCGTTCATCGCGGCGTTCCTGGAAATCGTGCTGATGATCTGGATCGGCTTCGAGATTGGCCGCTGGTTCGGCTGGAACACCATGGATTCGCTGTTCCTCGGCGCTATCCTGGCCATTTCCTCGACCACCATCATCGTCAAGGCACTCAACGACCTGAAGATGAAAAACGAGCGCTTCGCTCAGCTGATTTTCGGCGTGCTGATCGTGGAAGACATCCTCGGTATCGGCATCATCGCCCTACTGTCAGGCATCGCAGTCAGCGGCACGGTCAGTTCGGGCGAAGTGTTCTCCACAGTGGGCAAGCTGTCGCTGTTCATGATTGTTGCCTTGGTCATCGGCATTCTGCTGGTGCCGCGGCTTCTGGCCTATGTGGCCAAGTTCGAAAGCAACGAAATGTTGCTGATTACTGTGCTTGGTCTGTGCTTCGGCTTCTGCCTGTTGGTGGTGAAGCTGGAATACAGCATGGTGCTGGGCGCGTTCCTGATTGGCGCGATCATGGCCGAGTCACGCCAATTGCTGAAGATCGAGCGCCTGATCGAGCCGGTACGCGACCTGTTCAGTGCCATCTTCTTCGTGGCCATCGGCCTTATGATCGACCCTCAGGTACTCGTCGATTACGCCTGGCCGATCGTGGTCATCACCCTGGCGGTGGTACTGGGCAAAATGCTTTCCTGTGGCATGGGCGCGTTCATTGCCGGTAATGACGGGCGCACGTCGCTGCGGGTGGGCATGGGCCTTTCGCAGATTGGCGAGTTCTCTTTCATCATCGCCGCGCTGGGCATGACGTTGCAGGTGACCAGCGACTTCCTTTACCCGGTGGCGGTGGCAGTATCGGCAATCACCACGCTGCTGACGCCATACCTGATTCGTGCAGCCGACCCGCTGTCGCAAAAGCTTGGCAACGTTATGCCCAGCCGGCTGGCGCGGGTGCTTTCGTTGTATGGCGAGTGGTTGCGCAACATCCAGCCACAGGGCGAGAGCGCCATGCTGGCAGCGATGATCAGGCGCATCCTGTTGCAGGTAGGGGTGAACCTGGCGCTGGTGATCGCGATCTTCTTCAGTGGTGGTTACTTTGCAGAGCGTATCGGCAACTGGCTCAGCGAATGGGTGACGGATGCCAGCCAGCAGAAGGCGGTTATCTGGGGGGCGGCGTTGTTGCTGTCATTGCCGTTCCTGATCGCGGCCTATCGCAAGCTCAAGGCACTTTCGATGCTGCTGGCAGAGATGGGCGTGAAGCCGGAAATGGCCGGTCGGCATACCCAGCGTGTGCGCCGGGTGATCGCGGAGGTTATCCCGCTGTTGTCGCTGCTGGTGATTTTCCTGCTGCTGTCGGCATTGTCGGCCAGCATTCTGCCTACCAGTGAGTTGCTGCTGGTCATTGCCGTGGTGGCCGCGGTGGTGGTGGCCTTGTTGTGGCGCTGGTTCATCCGTGTGCACACGCGCATGCAGATTGCCTTGCTGGAGACGCTGGAGAACAGTCGCGAGAATACGCACTGA
- a CDS encoding SMI1/KNR4 family protein produces the protein MEEVIEQLREANQPVPVPLELPDEDQLVEIEEELFINIPFVFKEFLLTVSDVVYGSLEPVTVTDPQSHTYLPDVAANAWDAGVPRDLIPLCQDGDNYYCVEEDGTVVLWDAEEEIAGEDSWESVWHWARDVWLES, from the coding sequence GTGGAAGAAGTGATCGAACAACTCCGTGAAGCCAATCAGCCAGTGCCGGTGCCCCTTGAGCTTCCCGACGAGGACCAGTTGGTCGAAATCGAAGAAGAGCTGTTCATCAACATACCCTTCGTGTTCAAAGAGTTTCTACTGACCGTCAGCGACGTAGTGTATGGCTCGCTGGAGCCGGTGACCGTCACCGACCCGCAATCGCACACCTACCTGCCCGACGTCGCCGCCAACGCCTGGGATGCCGGCGTGCCGCGCGACCTGATTCCACTGTGCCAGGACGGCGACAACTACTACTGCGTCGAAGAAGACGGCACCGTGGTGCTGTGGGATGCGGAAGAGGAAATTGCCGGTGAGGACAGCTGGGAATCGGTGTGGCACTGGGCGCGGGATGTCTGGCTGGAGAGCTGA
- a CDS encoding TIM44-like domain-containing protein — translation MQRFLSIALALCVGLTLSLDANAKRFGGGKSSGSAPIHQTRQATPTTPAAAPTAPGRAAPAASGASRWLGPLAGLAAGGLLASMFMGDGFEGFQIMDFLIVALIAFLVFRFIAARRRQQQPQMAMPGHAPMQREAHNQPAQQSVFGGSAAPAAAAPVINAPAWFNEQSFLSAARNHFQSLQQHWDANEMDKIAEFVTPQMLEFLKRERAELGDGFQATYIDNLEVQLDGLDDRADRTDATLTFRGVSKNSRFDQGEVFSESWHMVRAQGENQPWLVAGIRQNG, via the coding sequence ATGCAACGTTTTCTTAGCATCGCTCTGGCGCTGTGCGTTGGCCTGACGCTGAGCCTGGACGCCAATGCCAAGCGTTTCGGCGGCGGCAAGAGCTCGGGCTCCGCGCCTATCCACCAGACCCGCCAAGCCACGCCAACCACGCCTGCCGCCGCACCGACCGCACCTGGTCGTGCAGCCCCGGCCGCCAGCGGTGCTTCGCGCTGGTTGGGCCCACTGGCCGGCCTGGCCGCCGGTGGCCTGCTGGCCTCCATGTTCATGGGCGACGGTTTCGAAGGCTTCCAGATCATGGACTTCCTGATCGTGGCGCTCATCGCCTTCCTGGTGTTCCGCTTCATTGCCGCACGCCGCCGCCAGCAGCAGCCGCAAATGGCCATGCCAGGCCATGCGCCGATGCAGCGTGAGGCTCACAACCAGCCAGCACAGCAATCGGTCTTTGGTGGTTCGGCAGCACCTGCGGCCGCCGCACCGGTGATCAACGCTCCGGCCTGGTTCAACGAGCAAAGCTTCCTGTCCGCCGCTCGCAACCACTTCCAGTCGCTGCAGCAGCACTGGGATGCCAACGAGATGGACAAGATCGCCGAGTTCGTCACGCCGCAAATGCTCGAGTTCCTCAAGCGCGAGCGCGCTGAACTGGGTGATGGCTTCCAGGCCACCTACATCGACAACCTCGAAGTGCAACTGGACGGTCTCGACGACCGCGCCGACCGCACTGACGCCACCCTGACCTTCCGTGGCGTGTCGAAAAACTCCCGCTTCGACCAAGGCGAAGTGTTCAGCGAAAGCTGGCACATGGTTCGCGCCCAGGGCGAAAACCAGCCTTGGCTGGTCGCCGGTATCCGTCAAAACGGCTAA
- the uvrD gene encoding DNA helicase II: protein MHTDDLSLLLNSLNDAQRQAVAAKLGRQLVLAGAGSGKTRVLVHRIAWLIQVEQASPHSILSVTFTNKAAAEMRHRIEQLLGINPAGMWVGTFHGLAHRLLRAHWQEARLAQNFQILDSDDQQRLVKRVMRELGLDEQKWPARQAQWFINGQKDEGLRPQHIQAGGDLYLATMREVYTAYEQACERAGVIDFSELLLRALDLWRDHPGLLEHYQRRFSHVLVDEFQDTNAVQYAWLRLLARGGHSLMAVGDDDQSIYGWRGAKIENIHQYTADFPDAEMIRLEQNYRSTGGILKAANALIVNNTGRLGKELWTDMGEGEPLTLYAAYNEHDEARYVVETIESLVKQGNARNEIAILYRSNAQSRVLEEALLRERIPYRIYGGQRFFERAEIKNAMAYLRLIEGRGNDAALERVINVPPRGIGEKTVEAIRDHARHSQVSMWEAMCQLLAAKALKGRAASALGAFIELIEGLATKVTDMPLHTMTQTTIEQSGLITYHQEEKGEKGQARVENLEELVSAARNFESTDEDADLSPLSAFLGHASLEAGDTQADEHEDSVQLMTLHSAKGLEFPYVFLVGMEEGLFPHKMSLEEPGRLEEERRLAYVGITRAMRQLVMTYAETRRLYGSETYNKVSRFVREIPAGLIQEVRLSNSVSRPFSGAKTATNSNLFANANIPQTAFNLGQRVQHAVFGEGVILNFEGSGAQARVQVNFAEGSKWLMLGYAKLEAI from the coding sequence ATGCACACAGATGACCTCTCCCTCCTGCTGAACTCCCTTAACGATGCTCAACGCCAGGCCGTCGCGGCCAAGCTCGGGCGTCAACTGGTGCTTGCTGGCGCCGGCTCCGGTAAAACCCGCGTGCTGGTGCACCGCATCGCCTGGCTGATCCAGGTGGAGCAAGCATCGCCACACTCGATCCTGTCGGTGACCTTCACCAACAAGGCTGCGGCAGAAATGCGCCATCGGATCGAGCAACTTCTCGGGATCAACCCGGCAGGCATGTGGGTCGGTACCTTCCACGGCCTGGCCCATCGCCTGCTGCGGGCCCACTGGCAGGAAGCGCGCCTGGCGCAGAACTTCCAGATTCTCGACAGCGATGACCAGCAGCGCCTGGTCAAGCGGGTCATGCGCGAGCTGGGCCTGGACGAGCAGAAGTGGCCAGCGCGCCAGGCCCAGTGGTTCATCAACGGGCAGAAGGACGAAGGCCTGCGCCCGCAGCATATACAGGCTGGCGGCGACCTGTACCTGGCGACCATGCGCGAGGTCTATACCGCTTACGAGCAGGCTTGTGAGCGTGCCGGAGTCATCGACTTCTCCGAACTGTTGCTGCGTGCCCTGGACCTGTGGCGGGACCACCCAGGCCTGCTGGAGCATTACCAGCGGCGCTTCAGCCACGTGCTGGTTGACGAGTTCCAGGACACCAACGCCGTGCAGTACGCCTGGCTGCGACTGCTGGCGCGCGGTGGCCACAGCCTGATGGCGGTGGGCGACGACGACCAGTCGATCTACGGCTGGCGCGGCGCCAAGATCGAGAACATTCACCAGTACACCGCCGACTTCCCCGACGCCGAAATGATCCGCCTTGAGCAGAACTACCGCTCCACCGGCGGCATCCTCAAGGCCGCCAACGCGCTGATCGTCAACAACACCGGGCGCCTGGGCAAAGAATTGTGGACCGACATGGGCGAAGGCGAACCGCTGACCCTGTACGCGGCCTACAACGAGCATGACGAAGCGCGCTATGTGGTGGAAACCATCGAAAGCCTGGTCAAGCAGGGCAATGCGCGTAACGAAATCGCCATCCTGTACCGTTCCAACGCCCAGTCGCGGGTGCTGGAAGAGGCCCTGCTGCGAGAGCGAATCCCTTACCGCATCTATGGTGGCCAGCGCTTCTTCGAACGCGCCGAAATCAAGAACGCCATGGCTTACCTGCGGCTGATCGAAGGGCGTGGCAACGATGCGGCCCTGGAGCGGGTGATCAACGTGCCGCCACGCGGCATTGGCGAGAAAACCGTCGAAGCCATCCGCGACCATGCCCGCCACAGCCAGGTGTCGATGTGGGAAGCCATGTGCCAGCTGCTGGCTGCCAAGGCCCTGAAGGGCCGCGCCGCCAGCGCCTTGGGTGCGTTCATCGAGCTGATCGAGGGGTTGGCTACCAAGGTCACGGACATGCCGCTGCATACCATGACCCAGACCACCATCGAGCAGTCCGGGCTGATCACCTATCACCAGGAAGAAAAGGGTGAAAAGGGCCAGGCACGGGTAGAAAACCTTGAGGAACTGGTCAGCGCGGCGCGCAACTTCGAGTCCACCGACGAAGACGCCGACCTCTCGCCGCTGTCGGCGTTCCTCGGCCATGCCTCGCTCGAAGCTGGCGACACACAGGCCGACGAGCATGAAGACAGCGTCCAGCTGATGACCTTGCACAGCGCCAAGGGCCTGGAGTTCCCGTATGTGTTCCTGGTGGGCATGGAAGAAGGCCTGTTCCCGCACAAGATGAGCCTGGAAGAACCCGGCCGCCTCGAAGAGGAACGCCGCCTGGCCTATGTCGGCATTACTCGCGCCATGCGCCAGCTGGTCATGACCTACGCCGAAACACGTCGCCTGTATGGCAGCGAGACCTACAACAAGGTGTCGCGTTTCGTACGTGAAATTCCGGCAGGCCTGATTCAGGAAGTGCGCTTGTCCAACAGCGTCAGCCGCCCGTTCAGTGGGGCCAAGACGGCCACCAACAGCAACCTGTTCGCCAACGCCAACATTCCACAGACGGCGTTCAACCTCGGCCAGCGTGTGCAACATGCAGTGTTTGGCGAAGGGGTGATCCTCAACTTCGAGGGTTCGGGCGCTCAGGCACGCGTGCAGGTGAATTTTGCCGAAGGCAGCAAGTGGCTGATGCTGGGGTATGCCAAGCTCGAGGCCATCTGA
- the zwf gene encoding glucose-6-phosphate dehydrogenase, with translation MTIPCDILVFGGTGDLALHKLLPALYHLFREARLNNAVRIIALARRNLPRIEYLKLAERHCRAQIARNDFDEEVWQRFSARLDYFAMDASQSADFGRLARYLGEPGGLTRIFYLATAPNLFVPIANHLRNAGMADPEARIVLEKPIGHSLASATAINEAIGAVFDENQVFRIDHYLGKETVQNLMALRFANALLEPVWRNNQVDHVQISVCETLGVENRGGYYDRAGATRDMLQNHLLQLLCLVAMEPPAQFEAEAVRDEKVKILRALKPITGQDVQDKTVRGQYGAGHIGGQEVPAYYFEKDVDNDSDTETFVAIEAHIDNWRWAGVPFYLRTGKRMARRSSQIVIQFKPVPHELFSGGQANQLLIQLQPDERISLRMMTKSPGKGMRLEPVELDLNLAQVFSQTRRWEAYERLLLDIVEGDSTLFMRRDEVEAAWHWVDPVIKGWQEHFQAPRHYAAGSNGPEQAASLLARHGRHWHS, from the coding sequence TTGACTATTCCTTGCGACATTCTGGTCTTCGGCGGCACCGGCGATCTGGCCCTGCACAAATTGCTTCCGGCGCTCTACCACCTGTTTCGCGAGGCCCGTCTGAACAATGCCGTGCGCATCATCGCGCTGGCTCGGCGCAACCTGCCTCGCATCGAATATCTGAAGCTCGCCGAGCGCCACTGCCGGGCACAGATTGCCCGCAATGACTTCGACGAAGAGGTCTGGCAGCGGTTTTCTGCCCGGCTTGACTACTTCGCCATGGATGCTTCGCAAAGTGCCGACTTTGGCCGCCTGGCACGCTACCTGGGCGAGCCCGGCGGGCTGACGCGCATCTTCTACCTGGCCACCGCTCCCAACCTGTTCGTGCCGATTGCCAACCACCTGCGCAACGCCGGCATGGCCGACCCCGAGGCGCGCATCGTGCTGGAAAAGCCGATCGGCCACTCATTGGCCTCGGCCACCGCCATCAACGAAGCGATTGGCGCAGTGTTTGATGAAAACCAGGTATTTCGCATCGACCACTACCTGGGCAAGGAAACCGTACAGAACCTGATGGCCCTGCGCTTCGCCAATGCCCTGCTGGAGCCGGTGTGGCGCAACAACCAGGTCGACCACGTACAGATCAGCGTTTGCGAGACTCTGGGAGTAGAGAACCGCGGCGGCTATTACGACCGCGCCGGAGCAACCCGCGACATGCTGCAGAACCACCTGCTGCAGCTGCTGTGCCTGGTGGCCATGGAGCCACCTGCGCAATTCGAGGCTGAAGCGGTGCGTGACGAAAAGGTCAAGATCCTCCGGGCCCTCAAGCCGATCACAGGCCAGGACGTGCAAGACAAGACAGTGCGCGGACAGTACGGGGCCGGGCACATCGGCGGCCAGGAGGTGCCGGCCTATTACTTTGAAAAGGACGTCGACAACGACAGCGATACCGAGACCTTCGTGGCCATCGAGGCGCACATCGACAACTGGCGCTGGGCAGGTGTGCCCTTCTACCTGCGCACCGGCAAACGCATGGCGCGGCGCTCGTCGCAGATCGTCATCCAGTTCAAGCCGGTGCCTCACGAGCTGTTCAGCGGTGGCCAGGCCAACCAGCTGTTGATCCAGCTGCAACCGGACGAGCGCATCAGCCTGCGCATGATGACCAAGAGCCCGGGCAAGGGCATGCGCCTGGAACCGGTCGAGCTGGACCTGAACCTGGCCCAGGTATTCAGCCAGACGCGCCGCTGGGAAGCTTACGAACGCCTGCTGCTGGACATCGTTGAGGGTGATTCGACACTGTTCATGCGCCGCGATGAAGTGGAAGCGGCCTGGCACTGGGTCGACCCGGTGATAAAGGGTTGGCAGGAGCACTTTCAGGCGCCACGCCACTATGCCGCCGGGAGCAATGGCCCGGAACAGGCCGCCAGCCTCCTGGCCAGGCATGGCAGGCACTGGCACAGCTGA
- the hexR gene encoding transcriptional regulator HexR: MNLLQHIAQSRHLLRKSELKVADHVLLDPAAVMHSSMADLAHSVGISEPTIVRFCRAIGCSGFQDLKLKLAQSLAAGASFGQFAIHEDDSVADYSLKIFDTTLHTLMEVREHLDPHALQQAVGAMAQAQRVEFYGFGASGAVAADAQHKFFRLLLSAAAYSDPHMQAMSAVTLKPGDVAVCISQSGRSKDLLITANLVRESGASLITLCPSQTPLAELSTVNLAIDVHEDTEIYTPLTSRIAHLVVIDVLAMGVAMARGPSLVNHLKSVKRSLRSLRLSPKSIKATDD; this comes from the coding sequence GTGAATCTGTTGCAACATATCGCCCAATCGCGCCACCTGCTGCGCAAATCGGAACTCAAAGTGGCCGACCATGTGCTGCTCGACCCGGCTGCGGTCATGCACAGCTCCATGGCCGACCTGGCGCACAGCGTGGGCATCAGCGAACCGACCATCGTGCGTTTTTGCCGGGCCATTGGTTGTTCGGGCTTTCAGGACCTGAAGTTGAAACTGGCGCAGAGCCTGGCCGCCGGGGCCAGTTTTGGCCAGTTCGCCATCCATGAAGACGACTCGGTTGCCGACTACAGCCTGAAGATTTTCGACACTACCCTGCACACGCTGATGGAAGTGCGCGAGCACCTTGACCCGCATGCGCTGCAACAGGCCGTGGGCGCCATGGCCCAGGCGCAACGTGTGGAGTTTTATGGCTTTGGCGCATCCGGCGCGGTAGCGGCAGACGCCCAGCACAAGTTCTTCCGCCTGCTGCTCAGTGCGGCCGCGTACTCCGACCCGCACATGCAAGCGATGTCGGCAGTTACCCTGAAGCCAGGCGATGTGGCGGTATGTATCTCCCAGTCGGGCCGCTCCAAGGACTTGCTGATCACGGCAAACCTGGTGCGTGAAAGCGGCGCCAGCCTGATTACTCTGTGCCCAAGCCAGACGCCGCTGGCCGAGCTGTCCACGGTCAACCTGGCGATCGACGTGCACGAAGATACCGAAATCTACACCCCGCTGACCTCACGCATCGCCCACCTGGTGGTGATCGACGTGTTGGCCATGGGCGTGGCCATGGCGCGTGGCCCAAGCCTGGTCAACCACCTGAAAAGCGTTAAGCGCAGCTTGCGCAGCCTGCGTTTGTCGCCTAAGTCGATCAAGGCTACAGACGACTGA
- a CDS encoding LysR family transcriptional regulator — MRKSLMRMTLRQLQIFNEVCDLRSYSRAAEEMSLTQPAVSLQIRQLEELIGQPLFEYVGKKLYLTEAAEALQRASRDIFGRLESLDMQLSDMQGSLQGQLKLAIESSAKYFVPHLFAAFKQRHPEVNLTLTVVNRAQAIRRLSDNRDDLIIMSMVPQDMGLEFLPFLNNPIIAVAPPEHPLCKLEQLRLQDLEPHTLLVREQGSGTRKACEEYFKDKRVHFTQTLEVASADAQRECVIAGLGIALLTRHAVNLELATGALKELPVEELPLYRSWCVVQAKAKRQSPVALAFLAFIRSERALISALVERFSGKLPLKTATL, encoded by the coding sequence ATGCGTAAGTCTTTGATGCGTATGACTTTACGTCAATTGCAGATCTTCAATGAGGTGTGCGATTTGCGCTCGTACAGCCGGGCGGCGGAGGAGATGTCACTGACACAACCCGCCGTTAGTCTACAGATCCGCCAGCTTGAAGAGCTGATCGGCCAGCCGCTGTTCGAGTACGTGGGCAAAAAGCTCTACCTGACCGAAGCGGCAGAAGCCCTGCAACGCGCCAGCCGCGACATCTTCGGCCGCCTCGAGAGCCTGGACATGCAACTGTCGGACATGCAGGGCTCACTGCAAGGGCAGCTCAAACTGGCGATCGAGTCCAGCGCCAAGTACTTCGTGCCACACCTGTTCGCCGCCTTCAAGCAGCGTCACCCGGAGGTCAACCTGACCCTGACGGTGGTCAATCGCGCCCAGGCCATCCGCCGCCTTTCGGATAACCGCGACGACCTGATCATCATGTCGATGGTGCCGCAGGACATGGGCCTGGAGTTTCTGCCGTTTCTCAATAACCCGATCATTGCGGTGGCACCGCCCGAGCACCCGCTGTGCAAGCTGGAGCAGCTGCGCCTGCAAGATCTGGAGCCTCATACCCTGCTGGTACGCGAACAGGGTTCAGGCACGCGCAAGGCCTGCGAGGAGTATTTCAAGGACAAACGCGTGCATTTCACCCAGACCCTGGAAGTGGCCTCGGCCGATGCCCAGCGCGAATGTGTGATCGCTGGCTTGGGCATTGCCCTGCTGACCCGCCATGCAGTCAACCTGGAGCTGGCCACCGGTGCGCTGAAGGAGCTACCGGTGGAAGAGCTGCCGCTGTACCGCAGTTGGTGCGTGGTGCAGGCCAAGGCCAAGCGGCAGTCGCCGGTGGCCTTGGCATTTCTGGCGTTCATTCGCAGCGAACGTGCGTTGATCAGTGCACTTGTTGAGCGTTTTTCGGGGAAGTTGCCACTGAAGACTGCCACACTGTGA
- a CDS encoding acetyl-CoA carboxylase biotin carboxylase subunit yields the protein MIKKILIANRGEIAVRIVRACAEMGIRSVAIFSDADRHALHVKRADEAHSIGAEPLAGYLNPRKLVNLAVETGCDALHPGYGFLSENAELAEICAERGIKFIGPSADVIRRMGDKTEARRTMIAAGVPVTPGTEGNVADIHEALSEGERIGYPVMLKATSGGGGRGIRRCNSREELEQNFPRVISEATKAFGSAEVFLEKCIVNPKHIEAQILGDSFGNVVHLFERDCSIQRRNQKLIEIAPSPQLTPEQRAYIGDLSVRAAKAVNYENAGTVEFLLADGEVYFMEMNTRVQVEHTITEEITGIDIVREQIRIASGLPLSVKQEDIQHRGYALQFRINAEDPKNNFLPSFGKITRYYAPGGPGVRTDTAIYTGYTIPPYYDSMCLKLVVWALTWEEAMDRGLRALDDMRLQGVKTTAAYYQEILRNPEFRSGQFNTSFVESHPELTNYSIKRKPEELALAIAAAIAAHAGL from the coding sequence GTGATAAAAAAAATCCTGATCGCCAACCGAGGTGAAATCGCAGTTCGGATCGTGCGTGCCTGCGCCGAGATGGGCATACGCTCGGTAGCGATCTTTTCCGACGCCGATCGGCACGCCTTGCACGTCAAGCGCGCCGACGAAGCCCACAGCATTGGTGCCGAGCCACTGGCCGGTTACCTGAACCCGCGCAAGCTGGTGAACCTGGCTGTGGAAACCGGCTGTGATGCCCTGCACCCGGGCTACGGTTTCCTGTCGGAAAACGCTGAACTGGCAGAGATCTGCGCTGAACGCGGAATCAAGTTCATCGGCCCGTCCGCCGACGTGATTCGCCGCATGGGTGACAAGACCGAAGCACGCCGTACCATGATCGCTGCCGGAGTGCCGGTAACCCCGGGCACTGAAGGCAACGTTGCCGATATTCATGAAGCCCTGAGCGAGGGTGAGCGCATCGGTTACCCGGTGATGCTCAAGGCCACCTCCGGTGGTGGCGGCCGCGGTATTCGCCGTTGCAACAGCCGCGAAGAGTTGGAACAGAACTTCCCACGGGTGATTTCCGAGGCCACCAAGGCCTTCGGTTCGGCCGAAGTGTTTTTGGAAAAGTGCATCGTCAACCCCAAGCACATCGAGGCGCAGATTCTCGGTGACAGCTTTGGCAACGTGGTGCACCTGTTCGAGCGTGATTGCTCGATCCAGCGCCGCAACCAGAAACTCATCGAAATCGCCCCGAGCCCCCAGCTTACCCCCGAACAGCGCGCCTACATTGGCGACTTGTCGGTGCGTGCGGCCAAGGCGGTGAACTACGAGAACGCCGGTACCGTGGAGTTTTTGCTCGCCGATGGCGAAGTGTACTTCATGGAAATGAACACCCGGGTGCAGGTGGAACACACCATCACCGAGGAAATCACCGGTATCGACATCGTTCGTGAGCAGATTCGCATTGCCTCGGGCCTGCCGCTGTCGGTGAAGCAGGAAGATATACAGCACCGCGGCTACGCGCTGCAGTTCCGGATTAACGCCGAAGACCCGAAAAACAACTTCCTGCCCAGCTTCGGCAAGATCACCCGTTACTACGCCCCCGGCGGCCCAGGCGTGCGCACCGACACGGCGATCTACACCGGTTACACCATTCCGCCGTACTACGACTCCATGTGCCTGAAACTGGTGGTATGGGCATTGACCTGGGAAGAAGCCATGGACCGCGGCCTGCGGGCCCTGGACGACATGCGCTTGCAAGGGGTGAAGACCACCGCCGCGTACTACCAGGAAATCCTGCGCAACCCAGAATTCCGTAGCGGCCAGTTCAACACCAGCTTCGTAGAAAGCCACCCTGAACTGACCAACTACTCGATCAAGCGCAAACCCGAAGAGCTGGCCCTGGCCATCGCCGCCGCCATCGCCGCCCACGCAGGCCTGTGA